The Acidianus manzaensis genome has a window encoding:
- the pdo gene encoding protein disulfide oxidoreductase: MSSEEEYAELFTNEVKDALKDALKDMKDPVDVYVFVDSNDKSCNYCDLTQKLLLFVSDAAPTKDGKSLLNVHIVDRAKDAKEFEEFQVTRVPTVAFLKGYIRWTGAPVGEEIRALVETIVRLSQGESGLSQETLNAIKEKLNGKVKVEVVVTPSCPYCPYAALLSHMVAYEACKANKCDIISEVVEAYENQDIAEKYQVMSVPAVAVNESVEFIGVPNEENFVNTILEKQKVN, translated from the coding sequence ATGTCCTCAGAAGAAGAATATGCAGAGCTTTTTACTAACGAAGTAAAAGATGCATTAAAAGATGCATTAAAAGATATGAAAGATCCAGTTGATGTTTACGTATTTGTTGATTCTAATGATAAATCATGCAATTATTGTGATCTTACGCAAAAGCTCTTACTATTTGTTAGCGATGCTGCACCTACCAAAGATGGCAAAAGTTTACTTAATGTTCATATAGTAGATAGAGCTAAAGATGCGAAAGAATTTGAAGAATTTCAAGTAACTAGAGTACCTACAGTAGCATTTTTAAAGGGGTATATAAGATGGACTGGTGCTCCAGTAGGAGAAGAAATCAGAGCATTAGTTGAAACAATAGTAAGACTTTCACAAGGAGAAAGTGGATTAAGCCAAGAAACATTAAATGCAATAAAAGAAAAACTTAATGGAAAAGTAAAAGTTGAAGTAGTTGTTACTCCTTCATGTCCTTATTGTCCTTATGCTGCACTATTATCTCATATGGTAGCCTATGAAGCGTGTAAAGCTAATAAGTGTGATATAATATCTGAGGTTGTAGAAGCATATGAGAATCAAGATATAGCAGAGAAGTATCAAGTTATGTCAGTACCAGCAGTAGCTGTTAACGAATCAGTAGAATTTATAGGAGTTCCAAACGAAGAGAATTTCGTTAATACCATTTTAGAAAAGCAAAAGGTAAATTAA
- a CDS encoding CopG family transcriptional regulator, producing MKTIIIKLTDDEYKQLEEEAKKEGYVLLSSYVKFKLLSSNSLPESNVSNANTDDIVRKIERKVQDMVNPFTAEVDNLKRKVAELSEKLDSLTEMQKENLEKAKTEVKPKKFGNAQQQQGHKKTVMEILKEQGVIYESEIKLKNPDLFFEKIEKEGGKVLYTEKERIAVDQEFYSNFVKKLTDIHTSDDVEAQKFLNKQEHKLFQKLRSLGIIYFDTNTKSWKISGL from the coding sequence ATGAAAACTATTATTATAAAACTTACTGATGATGAGTACAAGCAGTTAGAAGAAGAGGCAAAAAAGGAAGGTTATGTATTGCTTAGTTCATATGTTAAATTTAAGTTACTATCTTCTAATTCTTTGCCGGAATCAAATGTATCAAATGCTAATACTGATGATATAGTTAGAAAAATAGAAAGAAAAGTTCAAGATATGGTTAATCCTTTTACTGCTGAAGTAGATAATTTAAAGAGAAAAGTTGCTGAACTATCGGAAAAACTAGATAGTTTAACTGAAATGCAAAAAGAGAATTTAGAAAAAGCCAAAACTGAAGTTAAGCCAAAAAAATTTGGAAATGCACAACAGCAACAAGGTCATAAGAAAACTGTAATGGAGATATTAAAGGAACAAGGCGTAATATATGAAAGCGAAATTAAATTAAAAAATCCTGATTTGTTCTTCGAGAAGATTGAAAAAGAAGGTGGTAAAGTATTATATACAGAAAAAGAAAGGATAGCAGTAGATCAAGAATTTTACTCTAATTTTGTAAAAAAATTAACGGATATACATACATCCGATGATGTAGAAGCTCAAAAATTCCTAAATAAACAGGAGCATAAGCTATTCCAAAAATTGAGATCCTTAGGAATAATTTACTTTGATACTAATACTAAATCGTGGAAAATATCTGGGTTATAA
- the dcd gene encoding dCTP deaminase encodes MILGDRDLKYYLEKGWIKIEPLQNDTIRENGVDLRIGGEIARFKKTDKIFDSSNIKEFYDVEKGEEFLIKPQEHVLLTTEEIVALPHDIMAFVNLRSSFARLGLFIPPTIVDAGFEGQITIEIIGSAFPIKLKRGDRFLHLIFAKTLTPVENPYHGKYQGQKGVTLPRFITQIFSTI; translated from the coding sequence ATGATTCTAGGAGATCGTGATTTAAAGTATTACCTCGAGAAAGGATGGATAAAAATAGAACCATTACAAAATGACACAATAAGAGAGAATGGAGTAGATTTAAGAATAGGAGGAGAAATTGCAAGATTCAAAAAAACTGATAAAATATTCGATTCTTCTAACATCAAAGAATTTTATGATGTAGAAAAAGGGGAAGAATTTTTGATAAAGCCTCAGGAGCACGTTCTTTTAACAACAGAAGAAATAGTAGCATTACCGCACGATATAATGGCCTTCGTAAATCTTAGGTCAAGTTTTGCTAGATTAGGTCTTTTCATCCCTCCAACTATTGTAGATGCAGGATTTGAAGGACAGATAACGATAGAAATAATTGGATCCGCATTCCCAATAAAGCTAAAAAGAGGAGATAGATTCCTACACCTAATTTTCGCAAAAACGTTAACTCCAGTAGAGAATCCATATCACGGAAAATATCAAGGTCAAAAAGGAGTAACATTACCTAGATTTATAACCCAGATATTTTCCACGATTTAG
- a CDS encoding ATP-dependent DNA ligase, producing the protein MEFKVIAEYFDRLEKISSRIQLTSLLSDLFKNTDKDVIDKVVYLIQGKLWPDFLGMPELGIGDKFLIKALSIATGVNEDEIDKLFKNIGDLGEVAFEIKQRQQGSNILSFLGAQKSTTLTVEEAYEDLTKIATSTGERSRDIKIRLLAGLLKKASPLEAKYLVRFIDGRLRVGIGDATVLDALSITFAGGQNFRPYVERAYNLRADLGNIARILAFEGIEKIKNIKPEPGIPIRPMLAERLSDPAEILDKVGKTGLVDYKYDGERGQIHKHGDKIFIFSRRLENITSQYPDVAEYVSKFVNGSEFIIEGEIIPVDPDTGEMRPFQELMHRKRKNDIHEAIKDYPVNVMLFDIMYYEGEDYTVKPLPERRKKLESIITDNDKVHIADHIITDDVNKLKEFFYQAISDGAEGVMVKSLAPDSIYQAGSRGWLWIKFKRDYQSEMADTVDLVLVGAFYGKGKKGGKFSSFLMGAYNPDKDVFETVCKVASGFSDAELDELQKKIAELRRNEPHPRVVSSMVPDVWLTPSLVAEIIGAEITISPLHTCCKDQYAIGGLSVRFPRFIRWRPDKSPEDATTNTEILEMYKNQLKKIEENPTDKGT; encoded by the coding sequence ATGGAGTTTAAAGTTATAGCAGAATACTTTGACAGATTGGAAAAAATATCATCTAGGATTCAGTTAACCTCTCTTTTATCTGATTTATTTAAAAATACTGATAAGGATGTTATAGATAAGGTTGTCTATCTTATTCAGGGTAAGTTATGGCCAGACTTTTTAGGCATGCCAGAGTTAGGTATTGGAGACAAATTCTTAATTAAGGCATTGTCAATAGCTACGGGAGTTAATGAAGATGAAATAGATAAATTATTTAAAAACATAGGTGATCTTGGCGAGGTAGCATTTGAAATTAAGCAGAGACAACAAGGTTCTAATATTTTAAGTTTTCTTGGTGCACAAAAAAGCACTACACTAACTGTTGAAGAGGCTTATGAGGATTTAACTAAAATAGCAACGTCTACTGGAGAGAGAAGTAGAGATATAAAGATAAGATTATTAGCTGGATTATTAAAGAAAGCTTCACCTTTGGAAGCTAAATATCTTGTAAGATTTATCGATGGACGGCTTAGAGTAGGAATAGGAGATGCTACGGTATTAGATGCATTATCTATTACTTTTGCGGGAGGACAGAATTTTAGACCTTATGTAGAAAGAGCATACAATTTAAGAGCTGATTTAGGTAATATAGCGAGAATTCTAGCTTTTGAAGGAATAGAAAAAATAAAGAACATAAAACCTGAGCCTGGTATTCCAATTAGACCAATGCTAGCTGAAAGACTTTCAGATCCTGCGGAAATTTTAGATAAGGTAGGTAAAACAGGATTAGTAGACTATAAGTATGATGGAGAAAGAGGTCAGATTCATAAACATGGAGATAAGATCTTTATTTTTTCTAGAAGATTAGAAAATATCACATCTCAGTATCCAGATGTAGCAGAATATGTATCTAAATTTGTAAATGGTTCAGAGTTTATAATAGAAGGAGAAATCATACCAGTTGATCCAGATACAGGGGAGATGAGGCCTTTTCAAGAATTAATGCATAGAAAGAGAAAAAACGATATTCATGAGGCAATTAAAGATTATCCAGTAAACGTTATGCTATTTGACATTATGTATTATGAAGGTGAAGATTATACAGTAAAGCCATTACCAGAAAGAAGGAAAAAATTAGAATCGATAATAACTGACAATGATAAGGTTCATATAGCAGATCATATAATTACTGACGATGTAAATAAACTAAAGGAATTCTTTTATCAAGCAATTTCTGATGGAGCAGAAGGTGTTATGGTAAAATCTCTAGCTCCAGATTCTATATATCAAGCTGGATCTAGAGGTTGGTTATGGATAAAATTTAAGAGAGATTACCAAAGCGAAATGGCAGATACAGTTGATTTAGTATTAGTAGGAGCATTTTATGGTAAAGGTAAAAAAGGTGGAAAATTTAGCTCATTTTTAATGGGAGCATACAACCCTGACAAAGATGTATTCGAAACCGTGTGTAAAGTGGCCTCTGGCTTTAGCGATGCAGAATTAGATGAATTACAAAAGAAGATTGCAGAGCTAAGAAGAAACGAACCACATCCTAGAGTAGTTTCAAGTATGGTACCTGATGTATGGTTAACTCCATCATTAGTAGCGGAAATAATAGGAGCTGAGATAACTATATCTCCTTTACATACATGCTGTAAGGATCAATATGCTATAGGCGGATTATCAGTGAGATTTCCAAGATTTATAAGATGGAGGCCAGATAAAAGTCCAGAAGATGCTACTACAAATACTGAGATTTTAGAAATGTATAAGAATCAACTAAAGAAGATCGAAGAAAATCCTACAGATAAAGGAACATAA
- a CDS encoding MBL fold metallo-hydrolase: MFVDILKSGAITVGDNFTIDGHAERNFRVVTHFHSDHLLQLKKSIQSCIGIIATPPTLDVLEVLDYDIPKRKRIGINYNIPLKIENEKVELFPAEHIFGASQVVISNDKNEKVGYTGDFKNPGNGTPILDVDILIIDSTYGKPIFKRRFKNEIETLFSDYVNDSLISGPVRIYAYHGKVQEAMKVLRKNGIDAPFIVDGKIKEITDIAIKYGLNVKDVFSTKDEEAKQIIKDGWYIEFKHYNESKNRDSKFSNFILSGWEFNEPVKQLDKKTKVVAFSDHGDFDDTIYYIDSSPASLIVVDGGRKGYSKELAEYVRKYLKRKAITLP; the protein is encoded by the coding sequence ATGTTTGTTGATATACTTAAAAGTGGTGCAATAACTGTAGGAGATAACTTTACTATTGATGGTCACGCAGAAAGAAATTTTAGAGTAGTAACGCATTTTCATTCAGATCATTTATTACAATTAAAGAAGAGCATTCAATCTTGTATAGGTATTATAGCTACTCCACCTACATTAGATGTTTTGGAAGTTTTAGATTACGACATACCGAAAAGAAAAAGAATAGGAATTAATTATAATATTCCTTTAAAAATTGAAAATGAAAAAGTAGAACTTTTTCCTGCAGAACATATATTTGGTGCATCGCAAGTAGTTATTAGCAATGATAAGAATGAAAAAGTAGGATATACAGGCGATTTTAAAAATCCGGGAAATGGAACACCAATATTAGATGTTGATATTCTAATAATAGATTCTACGTACGGTAAGCCAATCTTTAAGAGAAGATTTAAGAATGAAATAGAAACTTTATTTTCAGACTATGTTAATGACTCATTAATTAGTGGTCCAGTACGAATTTATGCATATCACGGTAAAGTTCAAGAAGCAATGAAGGTATTACGGAAAAATGGTATTGATGCACCGTTTATTGTTGATGGAAAGATAAAAGAAATAACTGATATAGCAATTAAATATGGACTAAATGTAAAAGATGTTTTTTCTACTAAAGATGAGGAAGCTAAACAAATAATTAAAGATGGGTGGTATATAGAATTTAAGCATTATAACGAATCTAAGAATAGAGATAGTAAGTTTTCCAATTTTATTTTATCTGGATGGGAATTTAATGAACCTGTAAAGCAATTAGATAAAAAGACTAAAGTAGTAGCATTTAGTGATCATGGCGATTTTGATGATACAATCTATTATATAGATTCATCTCCAGCATCATTAATAGTAGTCGATGGTGGAAGAAAAGGCTATTCTAAGGAGCTAGCTGAATATGTAAGAAAGTATTTAAAAAGAAAGGCAATTACTCTACCTTAA
- a CDS encoding NAD(P)/FAD-dependent oxidoreductase — protein sequence MIIIGAGSHGLSLAYHLFKKDISNITIIEQKRIGYGSSGRNASRYRYHFYSKDNIEFAIEGIKYLYKEAKDLEYNPLLYRTGYLWLLDDKYVETFRKLDSLWEKYNIKGKFINCNEFEYLKKDGLCYFAPQDGAFHHDYINYSYYEKIRDKYNIIISKASKIHVENNRIKGVILEDGTEIKDDTVVVTAGAWSGEIFKTMNINLPIYPDKKEIYITEDIKFKIKPLIIDFNDRIYFSQTLKGEIIGGVEDEAEKTQFQHFSISLQNTIHFLKSIRNLIKDIDGIGIMRGWSGYYEMTPDHSHVMGYSNSWPEGLYVDAGYSGHGMMFAPFSGHIMADLIADNRKSKFIDIFSPERFQKKKLIDEKMVI from the coding sequence ATTATAATTATTGGAGCAGGATCTCATGGATTAAGTCTTGCATATCATCTTTTTAAAAAAGATATATCTAATATAACTATTATAGAACAAAAGAGAATAGGTTATGGATCTAGTGGAAGAAATGCAAGTAGATATAGATATCACTTCTATAGTAAAGACAATATAGAATTTGCAATAGAAGGAATTAAATATCTGTATAAAGAAGCAAAAGACCTAGAATATAACCCTCTACTTTATAGAACCGGCTACTTATGGCTTCTTGATGATAAATACGTAGAAACATTTAGAAAACTAGATTCTTTATGGGAAAAATACAATATTAAAGGAAAATTCATTAACTGTAATGAATTTGAATATCTAAAAAAAGACGGACTATGCTATTTTGCTCCTCAAGATGGAGCTTTTCATCATGATTATATAAATTATAGTTATTATGAAAAAATAAGAGACAAATATAATATAATTATTTCTAAAGCGTCAAAAATTCATGTAGAAAATAATAGAATTAAAGGAGTAATTCTTGAAGACGGAACAGAAATAAAAGACGATACAGTAGTTGTAACTGCAGGAGCATGGTCTGGCGAAATTTTTAAAACCATGAATATTAATTTACCCATATATCCAGATAAAAAGGAAATATATATAACAGAAGACATTAAATTTAAAATAAAACCACTAATAATAGACTTCAATGATAGAATTTACTTTTCCCAGACTTTAAAAGGAGAAATAATAGGTGGAGTAGAAGACGAAGCAGAAAAAACTCAATTCCAGCATTTTTCAATTTCTTTACAAAATACTATTCATTTTCTTAAATCAATTAGAAACTTAATAAAAGATATAGATGGAATTGGAATTATGAGAGGATGGAGTGGATATTATGAGATGACTCCTGATCATTCCCATGTAATGGGATATTCAAATTCATGGCCAGAAGGTCTCTATGTTGATGCCGGATATAGCGGGCATGGAATGATGTTTGCACCGTTTTCCGGACATATTATGGCAGACTTAATAGCTGACAATAGAAAAAGTAAATTTATTGATATTTTCTCACCAGAAAGATTTCAAAAGAAAAAATTAATAGATGAGAAAATGGTAATATAA